In one window of Frigoriglobus tundricola DNA:
- a CDS encoding carbohydrate-binding family 9-like protein → MPGRRVFVLALPLVLGAAVAVPAADPPVETETLAPCPHPRGYVCYRASAPVAVDGDLKDAAWEAAPWSDEFGDIEGAKKPKPRHRTRVKMLWDDEALYIAAELEEPHVWATLKDHDCVIFADNDFEVFLDPDGDNHLYGELELNALNTTWDLLLTKPYKDGGRAVTAWEIMGLKTAVKVDGTLNDPSDTDKGWTVEIKWPWKGLTELASEKQVPIPPVDGSQYRINFSRVEWDVDTANGKYTKVKNRPEHNWVWSPQGVIDMHRPERWGYVQFSTAKPGTAAFKPDPDWTVRDNLHRAYYAQHAHRQKHGKYAPTAADLGLKLPADRLGVETTRSGFEMGWTDDKAAKPRYTITHDGRISK, encoded by the coding sequence ATGCCAGGCCGTCGCGTCTTCGTTCTCGCGCTCCCATTGGTACTCGGTGCGGCGGTCGCGGTGCCCGCCGCGGACCCGCCGGTCGAAACGGAAACGCTCGCCCCGTGCCCGCACCCGAGAGGGTACGTGTGCTACCGCGCTTCGGCGCCCGTCGCCGTCGACGGCGACCTGAAGGACGCGGCGTGGGAGGCGGCCCCCTGGAGCGATGAGTTCGGGGACATTGAGGGCGCGAAGAAGCCGAAGCCCCGGCACCGCACGCGGGTCAAGATGCTCTGGGACGACGAGGCGCTCTACATCGCGGCCGAGCTGGAAGAGCCGCACGTGTGGGCGACGCTGAAGGACCACGACTGCGTCATCTTCGCCGACAACGATTTTGAAGTGTTCCTCGACCCCGATGGCGACAACCACCTGTACGGCGAGCTGGAACTGAACGCCCTCAACACCACCTGGGACCTGCTGCTCACCAAGCCGTACAAGGACGGCGGCCGCGCGGTCACCGCTTGGGAGATCATGGGGCTGAAGACCGCCGTGAAGGTCGACGGCACGCTGAACGATCCGAGCGACACGGACAAGGGCTGGACGGTCGAGATCAAGTGGCCGTGGAAGGGGCTGACGGAACTCGCCAGCGAGAAGCAGGTGCCGATCCCCCCGGTCGACGGCTCCCAGTACCGAATCAATTTTTCCCGCGTCGAGTGGGACGTGGACACTGCGAACGGCAAATACACGAAGGTGAAGAACCGCCCCGAACACAACTGGGTGTGGTCGCCGCAGGGCGTGATCGACATGCACCGCCCGGAGCGCTGGGGCTACGTGCAGTTCAGCACCGCGAAGCCGGGCACGGCGGCGTTCAAGCCGGACCCGGACTGGACCGTACGCGACAACTTGCACCGCGCCTACTACGCCCAGCACGCGCACCGGCAGAAGCACGGCAAGTACGCGCCGACCGCGGCCGATCTGGGGCTGAAGTTGCCGGCGGACCGGTTGGGCGTGGAGACGACGCGGAGCGGCTTCGAGATGGGGTGGACCGACGACAAGGCCGCGAAGCCGCGGTACACGATCACCCACGACGGGCGGATTTCGAAGTAG
- a CDS encoding ABC transporter permease, with protein MNALPTAIRTVRWMVRDTFRQSLASKLFWVMLGITALCTLFCFGMSVDTPGERERHPYEIPDRIPKGADPRAAADGVPESGGTMTLGFGLFELAVPKFKADAVRFFQLWLAGILADTAGVLLALLWTAAFLPTFLEPHAVTVLLAKPAPRWALLLGKYLGVVLFVALHATLFVFGTWLGVGASTGVWGIAYWTAVPLLIVNFAVFYAFSAFLAVCTRSTIVAAFGTLLFWVLCWAVNLTHHHIVAFDVTGITPVSAFLMDAAYWTLPKPLDLSGLFFDVMHAGEYKVPVPELDGMKAKGQYYPELSVLSSLLFAAGILGLAVYEFRSTDY; from the coding sequence ATGAACGCGCTCCCGACCGCGATCCGGACCGTGCGGTGGATGGTGCGCGACACGTTCCGCCAGTCCCTCGCGTCCAAGCTGTTCTGGGTGATGCTCGGCATCACGGCCCTCTGCACCCTGTTCTGCTTCGGCATGTCCGTGGACACGCCGGGCGAGCGCGAGCGGCACCCGTACGAGATCCCGGACCGCATCCCCAAAGGCGCCGACCCGCGGGCGGCGGCGGACGGCGTGCCGGAATCGGGCGGCACCATGACGCTCGGGTTCGGCCTCTTCGAGCTGGCGGTGCCGAAGTTCAAGGCCGACGCGGTCCGGTTCTTCCAGCTGTGGCTGGCCGGCATCCTGGCGGACACGGCCGGCGTGCTGCTCGCCCTCCTCTGGACCGCGGCCTTTCTCCCCACGTTCCTCGAACCGCACGCGGTCACGGTCCTCCTCGCGAAGCCGGCGCCGCGGTGGGCGCTCCTGCTCGGGAAGTACCTGGGCGTGGTCCTGTTCGTGGCCCTGCACGCGACCCTGTTCGTGTTCGGGACGTGGCTCGGGGTCGGCGCGAGTACGGGCGTGTGGGGCATCGCCTACTGGACGGCGGTCCCGCTCCTCATTGTCAACTTCGCCGTTTTTTACGCGTTCAGTGCGTTCCTGGCGGTCTGCACCCGGAGCACGATCGTGGCCGCGTTCGGCACGCTGCTGTTCTGGGTGCTGTGCTGGGCCGTCAACCTGACCCACCACCACATCGTCGCGTTCGACGTAACGGGAATCACGCCGGTGTCCGCGTTCCTGATGGACGCGGCGTACTGGACGCTCCCGAAGCCCCTGGACCTGAGCGGCTTGTTCTTCGACGTGATGCACGCCGGCGAATACAAAGTCCCCGTTCCCGAACTGGACGGCATGAAAGCCAAGGGCCAGTACTACCCCGAACTCTCGGTTCTGTCGTCGCTGCTGTTCGCCGCCGGCATCCTCGGGCTCGCGGTGTACGAGTTCCGCAGCACCGATTACTAG
- a CDS encoding MBL fold metallo-hydrolase, whose amino-acid sequence MPKRAPRPTEPTVTFRGAARTVTGSMHELTANGKTLLLDCGLFQGKRSESFQRNRDFPFRAKDVSAVLLSHAHVDHCGNLPNLVRRGFTGPIYCTPATRALAAVMLGDAAKIQEEDANYLNRKRVKDQPKVEPLFDARDVFRTLTRLQAVKYGDRVSVGKGVDATFVDAGHLLGSAMVSVHIATPAGTRRLTFTGDVGRTGLPILRDPDPVPACDLLISESTYGGHTHEPVDETAEKLGEVVRRTAGRGGRVIIPAFAVGRTQTVVYFLHQLISAGKLPDVPVFVDSPMATRASEVFGHHTECFDEETLALLAAEPDLFGGRHVRYVETVNESVKLNYRPGPCVIIAASGMCEAGRVLHHLKHGLGNPLNTVLIAGYQAAETLGRRLVDKRPEVRVLGQLCPVRAEVVVLNGLSSHADHGDVLRMLGALDRSTRVRLVHAEPDRAQKLQDGLKGIGFADVEIPERGESAVV is encoded by the coding sequence GTGCCCAAACGAGCCCCGCGCCCCACCGAACCGACGGTCACCTTCCGGGGCGCGGCCCGCACCGTCACCGGGTCGATGCACGAACTCACGGCGAACGGGAAGACGCTCCTGCTCGACTGCGGGCTCTTCCAGGGCAAGCGGAGCGAGAGCTTCCAGCGCAACCGCGACTTCCCGTTCCGCGCCAAGGACGTCAGCGCGGTCCTCCTGAGTCACGCGCACGTCGACCACTGCGGGAACCTGCCGAACCTGGTGCGCCGCGGGTTCACCGGGCCGATCTACTGCACGCCCGCCACCCGCGCCCTCGCGGCCGTGATGCTCGGCGACGCCGCGAAGATCCAGGAAGAGGACGCGAACTACCTGAACCGCAAGCGGGTGAAGGACCAGCCGAAGGTGGAACCGCTGTTCGACGCCCGCGACGTGTTCCGCACGCTCACGCGCCTCCAGGCCGTGAAGTACGGCGACCGCGTGAGCGTGGGCAAGGGGGTGGACGCGACGTTCGTGGACGCGGGCCACCTGCTCGGCTCCGCGATGGTATCGGTCCACATCGCCACGCCCGCCGGCACGCGGCGCCTGACGTTCACCGGCGACGTGGGCCGGACGGGGCTGCCCATTCTTCGCGACCCGGACCCGGTGCCGGCGTGCGATCTGCTCATCAGCGAGAGCACCTACGGCGGGCACACGCACGAGCCCGTGGACGAGACCGCCGAGAAGCTGGGCGAAGTGGTCCGGCGCACCGCGGGGCGCGGCGGGCGCGTCATCATCCCGGCGTTCGCCGTCGGCCGGACGCAAACGGTGGTGTACTTCCTGCACCAGCTCATCTCCGCCGGGAAGCTCCCGGACGTCCCGGTCTTCGTGGACAGCCCGATGGCGACCCGCGCGAGCGAGGTCTTCGGCCACCACACCGAGTGCTTCGACGAGGAGACACTCGCCCTGCTGGCGGCGGAGCCGGACCTGTTCGGCGGGCGGCACGTGCGGTACGTCGAAACGGTGAACGAGAGCGTGAAGCTGAACTACCGGCCGGGGCCGTGCGTGATCATCGCGGCGAGCGGCATGTGCGAGGCCGGGCGCGTCCTGCACCACCTGAAGCACGGGCTGGGCAACCCGCTGAACACGGTCCTCATTGCGGGTTACCAGGCCGCGGAGACGCTCGGCCGGCGCCTGGTCGATAAGCGGCCCGAGGTGCGGGTGCTGGGGCAACTGTGTCCCGTGCGGGCGGAGGTCGTCGTGTTGAACGGCTTGTCCAGCCACGCCGACCACGGCGACGTGCTCCGGATGCTCGGCGCGCTGGACCGGAGCACGCGGGTGCGGCTCGTCCACGCCGAGCCCGACCGCGCGCAGAAGTTGCAGGACGGGCTGAAGGGGATCGGCTTCGCGGACGTGGAAATACCGGAGCGCGGGGAGAGCGCGGTGGTCTGA